One genomic window of Sphingobacterium oryzagri includes the following:
- a CDS encoding SPOR domain-containing protein yields the protein MKMLYRGLILGFVFLGLTQISKAQSGVVEVQKDSLIGLLQEFRAENGINPSNARMVSLGSKVVDKKNAKRVKVRGFRVQIFSGSSRNDAYAVQSRFQNAYKDMGSYVSYDEPNYRVKVGDFRSRADATNFMRVLRAQYSNVFVFTEDIWAYE from the coding sequence ATGAAGATGTTATACAGAGGATTGATATTAGGTTTTGTTTTCTTAGGATTAACGCAGATAAGCAAAGCACAATCGGGTGTTGTCGAGGTGCAAAAAGACTCACTGATTGGTTTGTTGCAGGAATTCAGGGCAGAAAATGGTATCAATCCTTCTAATGCACGTATGGTGAGTCTCGGCTCCAAGGTGGTGGATAAGAAAAATGCCAAACGTGTTAAAGTAAGAGGATTCCGCGTGCAGATCTTCTCGGGATCGAGTAGAAACGATGCCTACGCTGTGCAGTCGAGATTTCAAAATGCCTATAAAGATATGGGTAGTTATGTAAGTTACGACGAACCTAATTACCGGGTTAAAGTCGGCGATTTCCGAAGTCGTGCCGATGCGACTAATTTTATGCGCGTGCTTCGCGCGCAATACAGCAATGTATTTGTCTTCACCGAAGACATTTGGGCATATGAATAA
- the secA gene encoding preprotein translocase subunit SecA yields the protein MLKFLSKLFGSKSERDIKAIQPILTKIKEEYEKLSSLSNDELRGKTLAFKDRIKEYLTEIDAEIASLKAEADQDDVDMGKKTELYEKVDKLTKDRDKKLEEVLAEILPEGFAVVKETARRLSENKEIEVTATDFDRDIASRKTNVTIQGDKAIWKNTWVAAGTEVTWNMVHYDVQLIGGIVLHQGKISEMSTGEGKTLVGTLPTYLNALTGQGVHIVTVNDYLARRDSEWNGPLFEFHGLSVDCIDKHQPNSPQRRKAYLSDIVYGTNNEFGFDYLRDNMTQTPDAMVQRKLHYAMIDEVDSVLIDDARTPLIISGPIPRGDEHEFYQLKPRIERLVNAQKAYINTVFNEAKKAIAAGNSDVEAGGMSLLRAYRGLPKNKALIKFLSESNHRQLLQKVENYYMQEQNRNMPKVDAELFFVIDEKNNQVELTEKGIELITASGEDTSFFILPDVGSEIADIERSDLSVEDKAQKKEELLRDYSIKSERIHSINQLLKAYTLFEIDDQYIVDEGKVKIVDEQTGRIMEGRRYSDGLHQAIEAKENVKVEDATQTYATITLQNYFRMYHKLSGMTGTASTEAGELWEIYKLDVVEIPTNRAIQRDDRQDFIYRTAREKYNAVAQEIQRLTEEGRPVLVGTTSVEISELLSRMLKLRGIKHNVLNAKLHQKEADIVAEAGRPGQVTIATNMAGRGTDIKLTADVINAGGLAIIGTERHESRRVDRQLRGRAGRQGDPGSSQFFVSLEDNLMRLFASERISNIMVKMGVEEGEVMQHSMLTKSIERAQRKVEENNFGIRKRLLEYDDVMNSQRTVIYTKRKNALFGERLDVDLNNTIFDVVEDVVVEAKEGGTYEEFQIEVIRLFAINPEINEEEFAHTSVPNLTDKLFQQIITHYHNKALHVAEQTLPVLTNVLAERGGMIENVVVPFSDGIRGIQVATNLKKAVESNGKEVFKSFEKGIVLALIDEAWKEHLREMDDLKQSVQNAVYEQKDPIIIYKMEAYNLFKSMLASMNKDIVSFLFKGEIPGQQQQPQNIQAARPIPAQPAQVKATKAELASPTGVSEEDSDTREQQITQPIRKEQTVGRNDECPCGSGQKYKNCHGKNS from the coding sequence ATGTTGAAATTTTTAAGTAAATTATTTGGCAGCAAGTCTGAGCGGGATATTAAAGCTATACAACCTATATTAACCAAGATAAAGGAAGAATATGAAAAGCTGTCTTCATTGAGCAACGACGAGTTGCGCGGAAAGACCCTGGCATTCAAAGATAGAATTAAAGAATATTTAACAGAAATAGACGCAGAAATTGCATCGTTAAAAGCGGAAGCCGATCAGGACGATGTCGATATGGGTAAGAAAACCGAGCTCTATGAAAAAGTCGATAAATTAACAAAAGATAGAGATAAGAAATTAGAAGAGGTACTCGCTGAAATTTTGCCGGAAGGTTTTGCCGTGGTAAAAGAAACAGCCCGCCGCCTGTCTGAAAATAAAGAAATCGAAGTTACCGCTACTGATTTTGACCGCGATATTGCTAGCCGCAAGACAAACGTCACGATTCAAGGTGATAAAGCGATCTGGAAAAACACTTGGGTAGCTGCCGGTACAGAGGTAACCTGGAATATGGTTCATTACGATGTACAGTTGATCGGTGGTATCGTTTTGCACCAAGGTAAAATATCGGAAATGTCTACGGGTGAAGGTAAAACCTTAGTTGGAACGTTGCCAACATACCTTAACGCGTTAACAGGGCAGGGTGTACACATCGTAACGGTGAATGATTACCTGGCACGACGTGACTCGGAGTGGAACGGTCCGTTGTTTGAGTTTCACGGCTTAAGTGTAGATTGTATTGACAAGCATCAGCCAAACTCACCACAACGTAGAAAAGCTTATCTCTCCGACATCGTTTATGGTACGAACAATGAATTTGGTTTTGACTATTTGCGGGATAATATGACGCAAACACCAGATGCAATGGTGCAACGTAAATTACACTACGCAATGATCGATGAGGTGGATTCGGTATTGATCGATGATGCGCGTACACCACTGATTATCTCTGGGCCAATTCCGCGTGGTGACGAACATGAATTTTATCAGTTAAAACCGCGTATCGAGCGTTTGGTAAATGCGCAAAAAGCGTATATCAACACTGTGTTTAACGAAGCTAAAAAAGCCATAGCTGCCGGAAATAGCGATGTAGAAGCGGGCGGGATGTCTTTATTGCGTGCTTACCGTGGTTTACCAAAAAATAAAGCACTCATTAAGTTCTTGTCAGAGAGCAATCACAGACAGTTGTTGCAAAAAGTAGAAAACTATTATATGCAAGAACAAAACCGTAACATGCCGAAGGTAGATGCGGAATTGTTTTTTGTTATTGACGAGAAAAATAACCAGGTAGAACTGACCGAAAAAGGTATTGAGTTGATCACAGCATCGGGCGAAGACACGTCTTTCTTCATTTTGCCAGATGTCGGTTCGGAAATTGCTGATATCGAAAGATCCGATCTATCCGTAGAGGATAAAGCGCAGAAGAAAGAAGAATTGCTGCGTGACTACTCCATAAAATCAGAACGTATTCACTCGATCAACCAATTGCTCAAAGCTTACACGCTTTTCGAGATCGACGATCAATATATTGTTGATGAAGGAAAAGTAAAAATTGTCGATGAGCAAACGGGACGTATTATGGAAGGCCGTCGTTACTCGGATGGCTTGCACCAGGCGATTGAAGCCAAGGAAAACGTAAAAGTAGAAGACGCTACGCAGACTTACGCAACGATTACGCTGCAAAACTACTTCCGGATGTACCATAAGCTATCAGGTATGACCGGTACAGCTTCAACGGAAGCTGGAGAGCTTTGGGAGATCTATAAATTAGATGTGGTTGAAATCCCGACAAACCGTGCTATCCAACGGGATGACCGTCAAGATTTCATCTACCGTACAGCGCGCGAAAAATATAACGCTGTTGCACAAGAAATACAACGACTGACGGAAGAAGGAAGACCGGTATTGGTGGGTACAACGTCGGTTGAGATTTCAGAGCTTTTAAGCCGTATGTTGAAGTTGCGTGGTATCAAACACAACGTGTTGAATGCGAAACTTCACCAAAAAGAAGCCGATATCGTTGCAGAAGCGGGACGTCCGGGTCAGGTAACGATCGCGACCAACATGGCTGGTCGTGGTACGGATATTAAGTTGACCGCTGATGTTATCAATGCAGGTGGTTTAGCCATTATCGGTACGGAGCGTCACGAGTCGCGTCGTGTAGATCGTCAGTTGCGCGGTCGTGCAGGTCGTCAAGGCGATCCGGGTTCCTCACAATTCTTCGTTTCTTTGGAAGATAACTTGATGCGTTTGTTTGCTTCCGAGCGTATTTCCAACATCATGGTAAAAATGGGTGTTGAAGAAGGCGAAGTGATGCAACACAGCATGTTGACCAAATCTATCGAGCGTGCGCAACGTAAAGTGGAAGAAAATAACTTCGGTATTCGTAAGCGTTTGCTGGAATACGATGATGTGATGAATTCGCAGCGTACTGTAATTTATACAAAACGTAAAAATGCTTTGTTTGGTGAGCGTCTCGATGTTGACTTGAACAATACCATCTTTGATGTTGTGGAAGACGTGGTTGTAGAGGCCAAAGAAGGCGGTACATACGAAGAGTTCCAAATCGAAGTGATCCGTTTGTTTGCGATCAATCCAGAGATTAATGAAGAAGAGTTTGCGCATACTAGTGTGCCAAACTTGACGGATAAATTGTTCCAACAGATCATTACACATTACCACAATAAAGCTTTGCACGTTGCCGAGCAAACCTTGCCAGTCTTGACCAATGTATTGGCTGAGCGTGGCGGGATGATCGAGAATGTGGTTGTACCGTTTAGTGATGGTATTCGTGGCATACAAGTTGCGACAAACTTGAAGAAAGCCGTTGAGTCTAATGGTAAGGAAGTCTTCAAATCCTTTGAAAAAGGCATTGTCTTGGCCCTTATTGACGAGGCCTGGAAAGAGCACCTTCGCGAAATGGACGACTTGAAGCAATCGGTACAAAATGCTGTTTACGAGCAGAAAGATCCGATTATTATCTACAAAATGGAGGCATACAACTTGTTTAAAAGCATGTTGGCTTCTATGAATAAAGATATAGTTAGCTTTTTGTTTAAAGGAGAAATCCCGGGACAGCAGCAACAACCGCAAAATATTCAGGCGGCACGCCCTATCCCGGCACAACCCGCGCAAGTTAAAGCGACGAAAGCGGAGCTAGCTTCGCCAACGGGTGTATCGGAAGAAGATAGCGACACACGCGAGCAACAGATTACCCAGCCGATTCGTAAAGAACAAACCGTTGGTAGAAACGACGAGTGTCCTTGCGGATCTGGACAAAAATATAAAAACTGTCACGGAAAAAACAGTTAA
- a CDS encoding menaquinone biosynthesis family protein, with amino-acid sequence MKLTLGFSPCPNDTFIFDALIHHKIDTGGLEFDVAYHDVETLNQKAFRGELDITKLSYHAFAYAAKDYALLDAGSALGFGVGPLLICKDEQIAQRLKDMLAAGEPLSVTDTTLKIGIPGKYTTANFLLGLAFPGLQNKVELVFSDIESSLLDGTIDLGLIIHENRFTYQDKGLHKIVDLGDYWERTTSCPIPLGGIVIKRRLDEAVQLKVNELIRQSVQFAFANPKSGIDYIRAHAQEMEESVMYKHIELYVNKYSEDLGVTGRAAIQQMFDKAVNLDLIPQTNTPLFLTK; translated from the coding sequence ATGAAATTGACATTAGGATTTTCTCCATGCCCTAATGATACGTTTATTTTCGATGCGTTAATACATCATAAAATAGATACGGGTGGGTTGGAATTTGATGTAGCATACCACGATGTCGAGACGCTTAACCAAAAGGCTTTTCGCGGCGAGCTGGATATTACGAAGCTGAGCTATCATGCATTTGCGTATGCAGCCAAAGACTACGCCTTGTTGGATGCTGGCAGCGCGCTCGGTTTTGGTGTGGGACCATTATTGATCTGTAAAGACGAACAGATCGCGCAGCGTTTAAAAGATATGCTTGCTGCAGGTGAGCCATTGTCTGTTACCGATACAACACTGAAAATCGGCATTCCGGGCAAATATACCACGGCAAACTTTTTATTAGGCTTGGCTTTCCCTGGATTACAAAATAAGGTAGAACTGGTTTTTTCCGATATTGAAAGTTCGCTCTTGGACGGAACCATCGATCTGGGTTTGATCATTCACGAAAACCGATTCACCTATCAAGATAAAGGACTACACAAGATTGTTGACCTGGGCGATTATTGGGAACGCACGACAAGCTGTCCGATCCCGCTGGGCGGTATTGTGATCAAACGGCGTTTGGATGAAGCGGTACAATTGAAGGTTAACGAACTGATTAGGCAAAGTGTGCAATTTGCTTTTGCAAATCCTAAGTCGGGTATAGATTACATCCGTGCGCATGCGCAGGAAATGGAGGAATCTGTTATGTACAAACATATTGAGTTGTATGTCAATAAATATTCGGAAGATTTGGGCGTGACTGGCCGCGCAGCAATACAACAAATGTTTGATAAGGCGGTCAATCTGGATCTGATTCCCCAAACAAATACGCCACTTTTTCTCACAAAATAA
- the surE gene encoding 5'/3'-nucleotidase SurE: MAKKKPTILVVNDDGITAPGIKVLLEEMQKIGDVVVVAPDSPQSGMGHAITIGRPLRLDKIDLYDGVEMYKCSGTPVDCVKLAVNKIFKGKKPDLCVSGINHGLNYSINVLYSGTMSAAVEGAIEDIPSIGFSLDDFSHQADFSHCRPYLRAIAEQVLKNGLQKATLLNVNFPHISKPIKGIKICRQATAKWFEEFDERVDPYQREYFWMTGKFQLLDKGEDTDVFALHNGYVSVVPTQFDMTAHHAITELNSWNFESSDEK; this comes from the coding sequence ATGGCAAAAAAGAAACCGACCATCTTGGTCGTAAACGACGACGGGATCACCGCGCCGGGCATTAAGGTGTTATTGGAAGAGATGCAAAAGATCGGTGACGTAGTGGTCGTAGCGCCCGATAGTCCGCAGTCTGGCATGGGGCACGCAATTACCATTGGTAGGCCCCTGCGGTTGGATAAGATTGATCTTTATGACGGTGTCGAAATGTACAAATGTTCGGGTACGCCGGTCGATTGTGTTAAACTGGCTGTCAATAAGATTTTTAAAGGAAAGAAACCCGATCTCTGCGTTTCGGGTATCAATCACGGCTTAAACTATTCCATCAACGTGCTCTATTCGGGCACCATGTCTGCTGCGGTAGAAGGTGCGATTGAAGATATTCCATCAATTGGCTTCTCGCTCGATGATTTTTCTCACCAGGCTGACTTTTCGCATTGCCGGCCTTATTTGCGTGCGATAGCCGAGCAGGTATTAAAAAACGGGCTGCAAAAAGCCACACTGCTTAATGTTAACTTTCCGCATATCAGCAAACCGATAAAAGGAATAAAAATCTGTCGGCAGGCCACCGCAAAATGGTTCGAGGAGTTTGATGAGCGTGTAGACCCTTACCAACGCGAGTATTTTTGGATGACCGGTAAATTCCAATTGTTAGATAAGGGCGAAGATACCGATGTTTTCGCCTTGCACAATGGCTATGTTTCGGTCGTACCTACACAGTTTGATATGACAGCACACCATGCGATTACCGAATTGAACTCCTGGAATTTTGAAAGCAGCGATGAAAAATAG
- a CDS encoding CsbD family protein yields the protein MDKLDLKGKWNELKGKVKQEYAEWTDDDLKYEEGQDEELLGRMQQKLGKTREEVIDWLKSLG from the coding sequence ATGGACAAGTTAGATCTTAAAGGTAAATGGAACGAGTTGAAAGGTAAAGTAAAGCAAGAGTATGCAGAATGGACCGATGATGACTTGAAATATGAAGAGGGCCAGGACGAAGAATTATTAGGCCGTATGCAGCAAAAATTGGGTAAAACAAGAGAAGAAGTAATTGATTGGTTGAAGAGTTTAGGATAA